In a single window of the Drosophila miranda strain MSH22 chromosome XL, D.miranda_PacBio2.1, whole genome shotgun sequence genome:
- the LOC108152801 gene encoding serine-rich adhesin for platelets isoform X1: MNNEQKPASPETSSSTTQPSTTSFATASGERSAERLAAANSKIPSIILHTPIVSIASGTMSKSTTTTTSTKTTPTAHSTAELLEAMANNLAKHDSVPVQRDDGSIGFRGQKKAASTNAKSTSKSVTDSDKRKSYSPPISGSNSTINSHNNPSGSGSGSGCGSDGSTTPIPSLSASTSASASEVLSTSSNITTPEDAGGANFVYSFLDDTSKLEGPTRRRLQYGVGAKGKTQDDQNVGKRQKKKKTKYDAWEDSDFNDLDDASLKKLLEEAYWYRNPGDRKNKSERFLQMLKKAEYDEEISYRAIKSCLTLNPTTLATSASTSGVAGISSSSNNNTHHTNNRSGERHKQGGSLQDLVEAAHRSGAATTSAAAAAAATAAAATSATTQRFNCDYQLSGRANRRHQQQQQHNNNNNNHQNAPSASKKIKNWSVSGRQREGGSLPSSVNFEPATTSMDAKLKQTMAESSQSQAAAGKNSAGSCSSLPSHLGEAEAGTQFDMDDDETGGGAAGAGPIQEYCLLELSGDNRGPRKKKAGGANQSASYLSTKVLDNFMQNYSQQQPESGDSAIGGEYQIGETLPLLGPVGIRSLGVPHMHVHQQNMQLQAQYSAGGHFERGVDDPTRKVDAGYVSLSDSYTACSSVYADTSTVSHSSRAASSGDVFGRKSGRAGPVVTGAKSTSRNLDENGNALSDGYGANGTPSSSSSNGNGNGNANGNGGSGSNQFTALITTTMGANAPPSSTSRQNSVSTLLTTGSNTTTTAMAAAAVAASFNSQLQQVNVGNGSGGNGAAAGVGVGPGVGVSAGAGTGGQPTKTKSKKRSQQERNTTTVDAESVAGYRGKESVEQLVKYIENDGNSGGQKKKERKKQNQKLKKSNSLEELRSCSKMEADDLKRESATTEMMPQKKDSTNANASGSGKHNSASVADISKNCSKEQQQVTPVQVQVRKVAETAAQQRKGERRSWGTEELQYLGDQEYRKPGLGKAAARSEPDIEAEPMPLSLPALSCMSELDALNTVLSETAEFHVVTKKKKPKKQRAVTMDDAAVAAAAHAGGNLQRMQQITKSASSNMMSQRTHYYTAYTNSGTGSGSGSGSSNHHGQYPSKSAQQQQPQYQDAQPQHHHHHHHHYHHHHHHGGSGSVKKDSSRRKSTSSMPPSEKSDSSDLDSVHSLPIQTVKKKSLGFSSGGGGGAGTTNNKERAAQAATQRQVKKKTLAPAPISYADIARNKREALKNASGTGSANASDPEPSESAAGAGGADKPAGGKGSKSKVKPDFPELPVALSIPVAISTATSTSSNTATNQVASSSNNSSSAGSISYSKSLNATPASSTSDVDASPELTPTCTTAPSSSLSSSQPALQKSKSVEHDATYTFNSSNLDQQYPALEKTVKRHSTTNVSLTAGVYPTSSSGSSAGTGSSSIFNFAAATKLQMVDKSTGTTSLPTTSAKSKTKSKDLSYSSASSTTSSSSGSTSSKKSMKLGNEEAATAPVSMPVAQKSTTATQTEGTKKMGHKMSHTSSKLTPELIAGRPAVIILNDDRDSEEEGLNNEFIFGDFNEDELKLFDDKKDEKENEKEKEKEKEKEKSEKVKPPESQPKAQAEPTKPQAEPQPGPMPQAEPQAKPLATQMDKPEPMDENLDEEEDDNQIPEAEPEQIGEDKTEKKETENATATQSDVSSSSYQQLILNDSGAASDVVNSSASLDMLSISGEAVQSSSPNSAAISTNSGSSSIINSSTSSTPSSESAPNSNSSSSVSISSSSGGNGPMGLRSGSGSGAAHVANQSSDSGFYGAANTSVKDHINQFLSRASSSSEEPLPNVPISMQQLETCNDIEAAIIAAARAAAAARSNSCSRRNSQELESSQSLSKSKQQQHQSPVAKSKIAPVYTTYNVGVQDYDEDLEDLSFLADLRDADVDVEEEAEVKAEADAEAVASSSCTDPIVDYISSTWHAISTSKHVLFYQEPEQEI, from the exons ATGAACAATGAACAAAAGCCAGCATCACCAGAGACATCATCATCCACAACACAACCATCCACAACCTCATTTGCAACCGCTTCTGGTGAGCGATCTGCAGAGCGCTTGGCTGCAGCCAATAGTAAGATACCATCCATTATACTCCATACGCCCATTGTATCAATTGCGTCTGGGACTATGAGCAAAAGCACTACCACTACAACATCGACAAAGACAACTCCGACCGCACATAGCACGGCAGAGCTGTTAGAAGCAATGGCAAATAATTTGGCAAAACACGACAGCGTGCCGGTGCAACGTGACGATGGGAGTATCGGGTTTCGTGGCCAGAAAAAAGCAGCATCTACAAATGCGAAATCCACGTCAAAGTCAGTGACAGATAGCGATAAGAGGAAGTCATACTCCCCCCCAatcagtggcagcaacagTACCATTAACAGTCATAACAAtcccagtggcagtggcagtggcagtggctgtggcagcgATGGCTCCACCACTCCCATACCATCGTTATCAGCGTCAACGTCAGCATCAGCGTCAGAGGTCCTGTCAACTTCCAGTAACATAACGACTCCTGAAGATGCAGGGGGCGCCAACTTCGTCTACTCATTTCTTGACGATACGTCAAAGCTGGAAGGACCCACACGCAGGCGCCTGCAGTATGGGGTGGGAGCGAAGGGTAAAACCCAGGATGATCAGAATGTGGGAAAGCgacagaaaaagaaaaag ACAAAATACGATGCCTGGGAAGATAGCGACTTCAATGATCTCGATGATGCGTCACTGAAGAAGCTTCTCGAGGAGGCCTATTGGTACCGTAATCCAGGCGACAGGAAAAACAAAAGCGAGCGTTTTCTG CAAATGCTCAAAAAGGCTGAGTACGACGAAGAGATCTCTTATCGTGCCATTAAATCCTGCCTCACACTCAACCCAACCACTCTAGCGACGTCAGCGTCCACATCCGGGGTAGCCGGCATtagcagcagcagtaacaaCAACACCCACCACACAAACAATCGATCCGGGGAGCGTCACAAGCAGGGCGGCTCCTTGCAGGATCTTGTCGAGGCGGCTCATCGAAGTGGGGCGGCCACCACATctgcagcggcggcagcagcagcaacagcggcgGCAGCTACATCGGCGACAACCCAACGTTTCAACTGTGATTACCAGCTGAGTGGACGTGCGAACCGtcgccaccagcagcagcagcagcacaacaacaacaacaacaaccaccaAAACGCACCCTCTGCCTCGAAAAAGATCAAGAACTGGTCGGTGTCGGGACGGCAGCGCGAGGGAGGAAGCCTTCCGAGCAGCGTCAACTTTGAGCCAGCGACAACGTCTATGGATGCCAAGCTGAAACAGACTATGGCCGAGTCATCCCAGTCCCAGGCTGCAGCTGGCAAGAACAGTGCcggcagctgcagcagcctGCCCAGCCACCTGGGCGAGGCTGAGGCCGGCACCCAGTTCGATATGGACGATGATGAGACGGGTGGTGGTGCCGCAGGCGCTGGCCCAATCCAAGAATACTGCCTGTTGGAG CTTTCGGGGGACAATCGCGGACCAAGAAAGAAGAAAGCAGGCGGCGCCAATCAATCAGCGTCGTATCTCAGCACAAAGGTGCTCGACAATTTCATGCAAAACtacagccagcagcagcccgaGTCGGGGGATTCGGCCATTGGAGGCGAGTATCAAATCGGAGAAACCCTGCCGTTATTGGGGCCCGTTGGCATCAGGTCACTCGGAGTGCCCCACATGCATGTACACCAACAGAACATGCAACTCCAGGCACAGTATTCGGCTGGTGGACACTTTGAAAGGGGAGTAGACGATCCCACCCGCAAAGTAGACGCCGGCTATGTGTCGCTGAGCGACAGCTATACGGCCTGCTCCTCGGTCTACGCCGATACGTCAACGGTATCCCATTCAAGCCGAGCCGCATCCTCGGGGGATGTGTTTGGCAGGAAAAGCGGTCGTGCGGGTCCCGTGGTAACGGGTGCCAAGTCCACATCG CGTAACCTCGATGAGAATGGCAACGCCCTGAGTGATGGGTACGGCGCCAATGGCAcgccaagcagcagcagtagcaatggaaatggcaatggcaatgccaATGGCAACGGCGGAAGCGGATCCAATCAGTTTACGGCCCTGATCACCACTACGATGGGTGCAAATGCACCGCCATCGTCCACAAGCCGCCAGAACAGCGTGTCCACGCTGCTCACAACCGGAAGCAACACAACAACCACTGCAATGGCAGCCGCTGCAGTGGCGGCCTCCTTCAATAGCCAGTTGCAGCAGGTTAACGTGGGGAACGGATCGGGAGGAAACGGAGCCGCAGCCGGAGTTGGAGTGGGTCCCGGAGTCGGAGTTAGTGCCGGTGCCGGCACTGGGGGACAGCCGACCAAGACCAAGTCAAAGAAGAGGTCGCAGCAGGAGCGCAACACAACCACTGTGGATGCCGAGTCAGTGGCCGGGTATCGCGGCAAAGAGTCGGTGGAGCAGCTGGTCAAGTACATCGAGAACGATGGCAACAGTGGCGGACAGAAGAAAAAGGAGCGCAAGAAGCAAAACCAGAAGCTTAAGAAGAGCAACTCGCTAGAGGAGCTGCGTAGCTGTTCCAAAATGGAGGCGGACGACCTCAAGCGCGAGTCGGCCACCACCGAGATGATGCCCCAGAAGAAGGACTCCACCAATGCGaatgccagtggcagtggcaaacACAACTCTGCCTCCGTGGCGGACATTAGCAAGAACTGCagcaaggagcagcagcaggtcaCACCTGTCCAAGTCCAAGTACGTAAGGTCGCTGAAACCGCCGCTCAGCAGCGGAAAGGAGAGCGCCGTTCCTGGGGCACCGAGGAGCTGCAGTATCTGGGGGATCAGGAATATCGCAAGCCAGGCTTGGGTAAGGCTGCGGCCCGCTCTGAGCCCGATATCGAGGCGGAACCGATGCCGCTCTCCCTGCCGGCCCTCTCTTGTATGTCCGAATTGGATGCCCTGAACACCGTCCTCTCCGAGACAGCCGAATTCCATGTGGTGACAAAGAAGAAGAAACCAAAGAAGCAGCGAGCCGTCACCATGGACGATGCGGCCGTTGCAGCCGCTGCCCACGCGGGAGGCAATCTGCAGCGCATGCAGCAGATCACAAAATCTGCCTCCTCCAACATGATGTCCCAGCGCACGCACTACTACACGGCGTACACCAACAGCGGCACGggctccggctctggctcCGGCTCCAGCAACCATCATGGCCAGTATCCGAGCAAGTcggcacagcagcagcagccgcagtaCCAGGATGCGCAGCCGCAGCATCACCATCACCACCATCATCAttaccatcatcatcatcatcatggtGGGTCGGGTTCGGTCAAAAAGGACAGCTCGCGACGCAAGTCCACATCCTCGATGCCGCCCTCGGAGAAATCTGATTCCAGTGATCTCGACTCAGTCCACTCGCTGCCGATCCAGACGGTCAAGAAGAAGAGTCTCGGCttcagcagcggcggcggcggcggcgccGGCACCACCAACAACAAGGAGCGGGCAGCGCAGGCCGCCACCCAACGTCAGGTTAAGAAAAAGACCCTGGCACCAGCTCCAATTTCCTATGCGGACATAGCCCGCAACAAGCGGGAGGCCCTGAAGAATGCCAGTGGCACTGGCAGTGCAAATGCCAGCGACCCAGAGCCGTCCGAATCAGCTGCGGGAGCTGGTGGGGCTGATAAGCCCGCCGGCGGCAAGGGCAGCAAGTCTAAGGTCAAACCCGATTTCCCAGAGCTGCCAGTAGCTCTATCCATACCGGTAGCCATCAGCACCGCCACCAGCACTAGCAGTAACACTGCCACCAATCAGGTGGCCAGTTCTAGCAACAACTCGTCGTCGGCGGGATCGATCAGTTACTCGAAGAGCCTGAATGCGACACCtgccagcagcaccagcgacGTTGATGCCTCGCCAGAGCTCACCCCCACTTGCACGACTGCCCCCAGCAGCAGCCTGTCCTCGTCACAGCCGGCGCTGCAAAAGTCCAAGAGTGTGGAGCACGATGCCACTTATACGTTCAACAGCAGCAACCTCGATCAGCAGTACCCAGCCCTTGAGAAGACTGTCAAGAGGCATAGCACAACCAATGTGTCCCTGACAGCCGGCGTCTATCCAACTTCTAGTTCAGGTTCGTCCGCGGGGACGGGCTCGTCATCAATTTTCAACTTTGCTGCCGCAACCAAGTTACAGATGGTGGACAAATCCACGGGAACCACATCATTACCAACTACCTCAGCCAAGTCCAAGACAAAGTCAAAGGACCTGTCATACAGCAGCGcaagcagcaccaccagcagcagctctgGCAGTACCAGCAGCAAGAAGTCCATGAAGCTTGGTAACGAAGAGGCGGCGACTGCTCCAGTGTCCATGCCAGTTGCCCAGAAGTCGACGACGGCCACCCAGACCGAGGGGACCAAGAAGATGGGCCACAAGATGTCCCACACCAGCAGCAAGCTGACACCTGAGCTTATCGCTGGTCGGCCGGCGGTGATAATACTCAACGATGATCGCGACTCGGAAGAGGAGGGACTCAACAACGAGTTCATCTTTGGGGATTTCAACGAGGATGAGCTGAAGCTCTTCGACGACAAGAAAGACGAGAAGGAAAAtgaaaaagagaaagagaaagaaaaggagaaggagaagagtGAGAAGGTGAAACCACCAGAGTCGCAGCCGAAAGCACAGGCAGAGCCAACAAAGCCACaggcagagccacagccagggCCCATGCCGCAGGCAGAGCCACAGGCAAAGCCATTAGCCACACAGATGGACAAGCCAGAGCCCATGGATGAGAATttggatgaggaggaggatgatAATCAGATTCCAGAAGCAGAACCAGAACAAATCGGGGAGGACAAAACTGAGAAGAAGGAGACAGAAAACGCCACAGCCACTCAGTCGGATGTTAGCTCCAGTAGCTACCAGCAGCTGATACTGAATGATTCGGGCGCTGCCTCTGATGTGGTCAACAGCTCGGCCAGTTTGGACATGCTATCGATCTCAGGCGAGGCCGTGCAGTCGTCGTCGCCAAACTCAGCGGCCATTTCCACAAACTCGGGCTCATCCAGCATCATCAACTCGTCGACATCCTCAACACCTTCGTCCGAGTCGGCGCCAAATTCCAACTCGTCGTCATCCGTTTCGATATCCTCCTCATCTGGAGGCAATGGTCCGATGGGCTTGCGCTCGGGATCGGGATCCGGTGCGGCCCATGTGGCGAACCAGTCCAGCGATAGTGGTTTCTATGGTGCCGCCAACACGTCCGTGAAGGACCACATCAACCAGTTCCTTAGCCGGGCCAGCAGCAGTAGTGAGGAGCCGCTGCCGAATGTCCCCATCTCCATGCAACAGTTGGAGACCTGCAATGACATTGAGGCGGCCATCATAGCCGCTGCCCGGGCCGCGGCCGCAGCACGCAGTAACAGCTGCAGTCGCAGAAATTCCCAGGAACTGGAGTCCTCGCAGTCCCTGTCCAAgtccaagcagcagcagcatcagagCCCAGTTGCCAAATCGAAGATTGCGCCCGTCTATACGACCTACAATGTTGGCGTACAGGACTACGACGAGGACCTAGAAGATCTGAGCTTCCTGGCCGACCTCAGAGATGCGGACGTAGacgtggaggaggaggcaGAAGTGAAAGCGGAGGCTGATGCCGAGGCTGTTGCATCGTCATCCTGCACGGATCCAATCGTAGACTACATTTCAAGCA CTTGGCACGCCATTTCCACCAGCAAGCATGTATTGTTCTACCAAGAGCCCGAACAGGAGATCTAG